The proteins below come from a single Triplophysa rosa linkage group LG12, Trosa_1v2, whole genome shotgun sequence genomic window:
- the LOC130562548 gene encoding extracellular calcium-sensing receptor, whose amino-acid sequence MAPGRCVAFDHAPTPETTNPASRASMGDISAPASPGGGSSERSSTSDARSLPPPIGDEPVERAGVWVVSEAEADRATSKGTPKITPAARRSGRPRRSGSQTRLASRRGGSSAHKEHRTCRIDKPCLGMFDPQACDAAPQLPETIETTGEKVNCSMIGKPEYPLLSNDGDIVIGGAFSIHNKINLEIPSFTEKPHRLMCTSLNLREFRFAQTMIFAIKEINNMSSLLPNISIGYKIFDSCGSTLASMRSSMSLINGQEVTAEQTCFGKTAVNVIIGESESSSTIVLSRATGPFRIPVISHFATCACLSNRKQFPSFFRTIPSDHYQSRALAQLVKHFGWTWVGSVRSDNDYGNNGMATFVEVAEREGVCIEYSEAILRTNSKEKIAKVVEVIKSGTTKVLVAFLAQGEMDVLLEEIIKQNVTGLQWVGSESWITARYLATERVSKILAGALGFTISKSKISGLKQFLLNVKPSQDPSNTLLREFWEMTFDCHLSPTISPQTEYDKYCNGSENLSNVSNAFTDVSELRISNNVYKAVYAIAHALHDTLACKSSNGAPNNTCGKKDLMLSRQVLQSLQNVNFTIPSGERIYFDKNGDPTARYELVNWQKSEAGETSFITVGHYDASGPKEQQFLMNSVDIVWAGDSQMKPRSVCSESCQPGFRQAVIKGRPICCFECVRCPSGEISNSTDSAECIKCPLEFWSNENQSICVLKKVEFLSFEENMGILLTAFSLTGVSLTIAVAIVFYHFMDTPLVKASNTELSFLLLFSLTLCFLCSLTFIGRPTEWSCMLRHTAFGITFALCMSCVLARTIAVVMAFRATVPGTSVPPCSLPLQRTSVFCCTLFQIIICILWLVLAPPKPYNNIAHSADKIILECDLGSTVGFWAVLGYIGLLAVWCFILAFLARKLPDNFNEAKFITFSMLIFCAVWITFIPAYVSSPGKFTVAVEIFAILASSFGLLFCIFTPKCYIIILKPEKNTKKHMMGKGHAKSH is encoded by the exons atggcacCGGGGCGGTGTGTGGCTTTTGACCACGCTCCGACCCCAGAAACCACGAACCCGGCTTCCCGGGCAAGCATGGGTGACATCTCAGCGCCGGCCTCACCCGGGGGCGGGAGCTCAGAGAGGTCTTCCACatctgatgccaggag TCTACCGCCACCCATCGGGGACGAGCCAGTTGAGCGTGCTGGGGTATGGGTGGTCAGCGAAGCCGAAGCTGACAGAGCGACATCCAAAGGAACCCCCAAAATCACCCCCGCTGCTCGCCGAAGCGGTCGACCTCGCCGAAGCGGCAGTCAAACTCGCTTGGCTAGCAGACGGGGTGGCAGCAGCGCTCACAAAGAAC ACAGAACATGCCGGATCGACAAACCCTGCCTCGGCATGTTTGACCCCCAAGCATGTGACGCAG cACCACAGCTGCCAGAAAC CATTGAAACAACTGGGGAAAAGGTTAACTGTAGCATGATAGGGAAACCAGAGTACCCCCTGCTGTCAAATGATGGAGATATTGTTATTGGTGGAGCTTTTTCAATTCACAATAAAATTAACTTGGAAATACCTTCATTCACTGAAAAACCTCATCGTCTAATGTGCACCAG CCTTAACCTGAGAGAATTCCGCTTTGCTCAGACAATGATCTTTGCCATTAAGGAAATTAACAACATGAGCAGCTTGCTCCCAAACATTTCAATTGGATACAAAATATTTGACAGCTGTGGTTCAACACTGGCCTCTATGAGGTCTTCAATGTCTCTAATAAATGGTCAGGAGGTGACAGCGGAACAAACCTGCTTTGGAAAAACAGCAGTGAATGTCATTATTGGAGAATCTGAATCGTCCTCTACCATTGTGCTGTCTAGAGCAACGGGGCCCTTCAGGATTCCTGTg ATCAGTCATTTTGCTACCTGTGCTTGCCTGAGCAACAGAAAGCAGTTCCCTTCTTTCTTCAGGACCATTCCCAGTGATCACTACCAAAGCAGAGCGCTGGCCCAGCTGGTCAAACACTTTGGCTGGACATGGGTCGGATCAGTGAGAAGTGATAATGACTATGGAAACAATGGCATGGCAACTTTTGTAGAGGTAGCTGAACGTGAGGGAGTATGCATAGAGTATTCAGAGGCCATACTGAGAACAAACTCCAAAGAAAAGATTGCTAAGGTTGTTGAAGTGATCAAATCGGGCACTACTAAGGTTCTCGTGGCTTTTCTGGCACAAGGTGAAATGGATGTGTTACTGGAGGAGATTATCAAACAAAATGTAACTGGGCTGCAATGGGTAGGCAGCGAATCATGGATTACAGCAAGATACCTGGCAACTGAAAGAGTTTCCAAAATCCTCGCTGGAGCACTTGGCTTTACTATCAGTAAGTCAAAAATTTCAGGCCTGAAACAGTTTCTCCTTAATGTCAAGCCATCTCAGGACCCTTCAAATACGCTTTTGAGAGAATTCTGGGAGATGACATTCGATTGCCACCTCTCTCCCACAATCAGCCCCCAAACTGAGTATGATAAGTATTGTAATGGATCCGAAAATCTGAGTAATGTTAGTAATGCATTCACAGATGTATCAGAGCTAAGGATTTCGAATAACGTATACAAGGCAGTCTACGCTATAGCTCATGCACTGCATGACACACTGGCTTGCAAATCCTCAAATGGTGCACCTAATAACACGTGTGGAAAAAAGGATTTAATGCTTTCTAGACAA GTACTACAGTCccttcaaaatgtgaatttcacAATACCCTCAGGTGAGAGAATATACTTTGACAAAAACGGAGACCCTACTGCGAGATATGAGCTGGTGAACTGGCAGAAAAGTGAAGCAGGGGAAACAAGTTTTATCACTGTGGGTCACTATGATGCGTCAGGACCCAAAGAACAGCAGTTTTTGATGAATTCTGTTGATATAGTTTGGGCAGGAGACAGCCAAATG AAACCAAGATCTGTGTGCAGTGAGAGCTGTCAGCCAGGTTTCAGACAAGCTGTGATCAAAGGAAGACCAATATGCTGCTTTGAATGTGTCAGATGCCCTTCTGGTGAAATCAGCAATTCAACTG aTTCTGCTGAATGCATCAAATGCCCTCTAGAGTTCTGGTCAAATGAAAACCAGAGTATATGTGTTCTCAAGAAAGTGGAGTTCCTTTCATTTGAGGAAAACATGGGAATACTTTTGACTGCATTCTCGTTGACCGGTGTATCTTTAACTATAGCGGTTGCGATTGTATTTTACCACTTCATGGACACACCTCTTGTGAAGGCCAGCAATACAGAGCTGAGCTTCCTGCTGCTCTTCTCATTGactctgtgttttctctgttcacTTACTTTCATTGGTCGCCCCACTGAGTGGTCCTGTATGTTACGTCACACAGCATTTGGAATAACATTTGCCCTTTGTATGTCATGTGTTCTAGCAAGAACAATAGCAGTTGTAATGGCCTTTAGGGCCACTGTACCTGGTACAAGTGTTCCTCCATGCTCCCTGCCCTTACAAAGAACTAGTGTCTTCTGTTGCACTCTTTTTCAAATTATCATATGTATCCTGTGGCTGGTGTTAGCGCCTCCCAAACCATATAACAATATTGCACATTCAGCTGATAAAATAATACTTGAATGTGATCTAGGGTCTACTGTCGGTTTCTGGGCTGTACTGGGTTATATTGGCTTACTGGCTGTGTGGTGCTTCATTTTGGCTTTTTTGGCTCGGAAGCTGCCTGATAACTTCAATGAAGCCAAATTCATCACATTCAGTATGCTCATATTCTGTGCTGTGTGGATCACATTTATTCCAGCTTATGTCAGTTCTCCCGGGAAATTTACTGTAGCTGTGGAGATATTTGCAATTTTAGCCTCTAGCTTTGGTTTGttattctgtatttttacaCCAAAATGCTACATTATCATACTTAAGCCAGAAAAAAACACCAAGAAACATATGATGGGCAAAGGTCATGCTAAATCACACTAG